In Lujinxingia vulgaris, the genomic stretch GACGCGAAGAGGAAGAGGACGATCGCTCGCCACGCGCGTATGCCCGCAGGCCTGGCCCCACGGCCATGTTGCGCGTGTGGTTCCATCGTCCCTCACCTTATTCAGCGCTCGCTCAGGCGGCGTACGCGCTCAATGGCGATGGGTTGGGCCGGCGCGCGCTGGTCGCCGTCGCGCGCGATAAAGCGCAGGCTCCACTCACCGGCGGCGCTCACCGAATCATCACTTAGAGGAGCGCGTAGCACGCGCTCCTGCTCGGGAGAGTAAAAGGCCACCCCGCGCACCGCGCCGACGAACTCGGCGGGCAGGCCCTGGCGAGGCGCGTAGTAGAGCTCGTAATCGCCGTAGACCGAGCGTTCGCCGCTGCGTTGAAGGTTCACGATCGCGACGGGGCGACCCTCATGCTGCGTGATCTGAAGTTCCGGCGCCTTGAGTTCCGCGCCGAGCTCGCCGCGGCGGTAGATCACCGGCAGGCTCACGCTCATGCGCATCTTCAGTTCCACTTCCAGCGCCTCACTGTTGCTGGCTTGCGGGGTTTCGGTGGCGTTGGGCAACGCCTGAAAGGTCAGGTGCGAGCGGTACTCGCCATCGCCCAGGGAGGCCGGGGCGCGCACCATCAATCGCACCGTCTGCGTCTCACCCGGGCCCAGCGTGACCTGGCGGGGGGAGTAGCGCACGAACGCATCGACGAACTTTCCAGAAGCCTCTGGCGAGAGCTCTTGAAACTGCCCGGTGGGGCTCATTGCCAGGCGGCGAAAGAGCACGCGGTAGGTCAGCGTCTGATCTGAGGAGTTGACCAGCGTCAGCTCTGCGCTGCGCTCTCGCCCCTCCAGGACCACGCGGGTCGGGGAGATCGAGAGGCTCTGGGCGCTGGCCGCGCCGGACCAGCTCATGCCGGCTACAAGCACGACGGATGCCATCCACCTTCGCCACGATCGGGTCATGGGCTGCTCCTGGAGTTGCGGTAGTTCAAAAGTAGGTTTGAGACGACGCCACCCGCGCGTGGCCGCGGGAGAGAGGGACGGCCACGCGCGGGATACGCGTCACTGGTATTCGACGGTGATGTCGAAACTCTGCGAGGGGGTACCCGCCATGGCGGTGCTGTCGACCACGAGCGTGCCGCCGACCGTGATGGTGGCGGTGCCCAGGGTCAGGGTGGGAGTAGCGTTGCTGAAGTTGAAGGAGGTGATGTTAACGCCGGCGGCCAACTGCAGACTGGCCGGCGCGGTGATCGAGACGGTGGTGTCGGCCTCGCCGTTGACGGTGATCTGGCCGAAGGCCGCGTTGTTGCGGTAGATGGCGCCGTCGCCAACACCGGAGGAGTCGACCGTCTCACCGTTGGCCGTCATGACCAACGTGGCGCTGTTGGCCGTGGGGATGGCCAACGTACCGAAGGAGAGCTGGGTGTTGACTTCTACGCTCAGCGGCTCTTCCAGAGTCACCGAGGCGTTCATCGAGCCCACGTTGCTGGCGAAAGCCGCCGGGGAGAGCAGCAGCATGGCGGCCGCGGTGGTCATGCCCAGGGTGCGTCGAGTGAAGATGTGTCGAGTGGTCATGGTGGTCTCCTTATGAGGTCAGCCCCCGCTTGGGGTCAGGTCAGGCGGCTCCGACCCTTATGGACGGCGTCGCATGATTACCCTTGAGCAAGGGGTGTGCCCGCGTCAGGAGAGTGAGCTAAAAAACTCAAGCGACCGTGGTTATCTCTTTGATTTATAAGGGGATTGTTTCCTTGGCGCGTTCGGTGTTCAATGGGTAATGCATCGTTGTGGAAGATCCTTATGAAGCGGCACGGAAAAATTTTCCGGTCCTGATCGTTGCTCTTCGGAAGGAAGTTCCGGATCATACGTCATGACGATTCGTGATCGTTTTGAGAGGAGAGCGCTGCGCGCTCAGGGAGACCGTTTTGACTCAGCCCGACGCTGAACATCCGACTGCATTTTCGGGAGCCGAGGATGGCGAGGCGCTGGCGCGCGATGACGCCAGCCGCAAGCTCTTTGCGATGGCCGAGACGGTGGCGCGCACACCCTCCACGGTGCTGATTCACGGGGAGACCGGGGTGGGCAAGGAGGTGCTCGCGCGTTTCATTCACCTCAACTCCAAAGTGGCGCGCGGACCGATGGTGGCGATCAACTGCGCCGCGCTGAGCGCCTCCCTCATTGAGAGTGAGCTTTTCGGCCATGAGAAGGGCGCGTTCAGCGGCGCGACCGGCCAGCACGCCGGCGCGTTTGAGCGGGCGCACGGCGGTACGCTCTTGCTCGACGAGGTCTCGGAGCTGCCGCTGGAGCTGCAGGCCAAACTTTTGCGCGTTTTGCAGGAGCGGCAGGTCTTGAGGGTGGGCGGAACGCGCCCCATCGCCACCGATGCGCGCATCATCGCCACGACCAACCGCGATCTGGCCGGACATGTGAGCGCGGGGCATTTTCGCCAGGATCTTTATTTTCGCCTCAACGTCTTTCCGCTCGAGATCCCGCCCTTGCGCGAGCGCCCGGACGACATCCTTCCGCTGGCGCGCCATTACGCGACGACCTTGGCCGGGCGTCTGGGGTTGGAGCCCCGCGAGTTTAGCGCGCAGGCCCTCGAGCAACTCGCCGCCTACCGCTACCCGGGCAATGTGCGCGAGCTGATCAACATCGTGGAGCGCGCGTTGATCCTGGCCAGCACCTCGGCCTGCATCACCACCGAGCATCTGATCTTTGAGCCCGGGGCGGCGCCGGCCCTGTCTTCGGAGGGGCGGAGCGCGCCGACGAGCAATGATGAGCATACGGTGCAGTTCCGCGCCGGCGATATGCCCCTGACGGATGTGCGACGCGTCATCATTGAGCGCACCCTGGAGCGCTTTGAAGGCAACCGCTCCCGCGCCGCGCACGAGCTGGGGGTGAGCACGCGGACGATCCGCAACAAGCTCAAAGATTACGATAAGAAGAACTGAATCAGGGGAGTGGGAGTCCGACCCCGGGTCGGACGATCTTCAGCGATGACGCCGCGATGCACGACCCCGGGTCGTGCATCATCGCGTGATGACGTCCCAGTCCAGCCCGAATTTCTGCAGGTATTTACGAAGACGATCGGCGTCGTTGCGCGACTTTCGGCGAGTGCGGGAGTGGGCGAAGAGCGCGCGCCCGGCCTCCGAGAGCGTTGCGCATTGGCGGCAGACTTTGATGACGTGGCGAAGTTGCACAGCGTCGAAGTCGTCGAGCTCGCCAACACCCAGCTCCGAGAGCACATCTTCAACCTCTCCCACCACCGCGCTCCGACCGTCCTTCGCGGCTGTGTGATGTCCGACCCCCGGACGTGCCATGTGGGCGTCGGCGCTCGCGTTGAGCGGGTGATGTCCGACCCCCGGATGTGTTTCTTCGGCGTCGGCGCGTGCGCTGTTGAGACCCCAGCGCACCCGCAACCTCTCGATTTCATCGACCACCACCGCCTCATCGATCACGCCGGCCCGGGCCAGGGTGGCCATTCGGATCACCGAGGCGTTGAGGTCGCGAAAGTTGGCCGTCCAGGTGGCGGCGTCGCTCAACGCGAAGTCCAGGTAGCGCCGGTGCGCCTCCAGGTTGATGCGCACGCGCTGGCCGTGGCGCTCAGCAAAGGCCTCAAGCTCAAAGTCGAGGTTGGGCTCAATGTCTTCGCGACGCCTGGCGAGGCCCGGGAGCTCAAAGCTCCAGAGGTTGATGCGGGCTAAAAGGTCGGCGCGGAAGCCGCCGCGATGCACTTCTTTAAGAAGATCGGCGTTGGTGCCGGCGATGAGCAAAAAGTCGCTCTCGATCTCCTCGTCGGCGCCCACGGGCAAAAAACGCCCGGTTTCCAGCGCGCGCAGGAGCATGGCCTGCTCGTCGGCGCCGAGCTCGGCGATCTCGTCGAGGAAGACCACCCCGCCGTCGGCGCGCTTGAGCAGGCCTTCGCGCGCGCCCACCGCCCCGGTGAACGCGCCGCGGCGGTGGCCAAAGAGCGCGCTCATGGCCCCGTCGCCGCGCAGCGTGGCGCAGTTGATGGCCACAAAAGGGCCGCTGATCTGGCGGCGCTGTTTTTTAAGATCGTAGATGCGGCGCGCGAGCTGGGTCTTGCCCGCGCCGGTGGGGCCGGTGAGAAGCATCGGCTCTAAGGAGCGCTGCGCGACGATCTCGATCTTCTCAATCAGCGCGTTGAACGCGGTGTTGCGCGTGTTGATGCCGCCTTTAAGCAGCGTGGTGGCCTCGTGCTGCTCGCGGGCAAAACGGGCGGCGAGTCGGTCGTAACGCGAGAGATCCAGGTCGATGAGGCGCCAGCCCCCGGCGGCGCGCATCGGGCCTTTTTTGCGCGGGGAGCTCTGCAAAAGACGCGCGGGCAGGTGGCGCGATTCGGCCAGCAGAAACATGCAGATCTGCGCGACGTGGGTGCCGGTGGTCAGGTGCAGCAGGTAGTCTTCGTCGTCCTTAAAGGGGTAGGTGCGGCTGAAGTCGTGGAGCGCGCCAAAGACTTCTTCAAAATCCCAGGGATCGTTGAGGGGAAGTTCACGCAGCACCACCTCGGTCGAGGGGGAGATCTGGGCGATGTCCTCTGTGACCTGCCTGGCGAGCCGACGATCGCCGGGCTGACAGAGGAGCTCAAAGCGGTCGATGAGCAGGTCTTCCTGCTGGCAGATCCCCACCGAGGGCCGCCAACGCTCCCAGCGCGCCGGCGCAAAGCCGCGGTCGAGCTGGGAGCCCAGAAGGCCGATCACGACGGTGGGTTTTTTGCGGCTCATTCAGACTCCAGACCAACGTCGAAGGTGCCATCATCGCGAGAAATTACCTCAAAGCGCCGGCCGGTGAATCGCGGCAGAAGTTCAAGCTGGGTGCGGGCGTGCGAGCTTATCGGCCCGCAGCGAAAGCGCCCGCGGCCCAGCGCAGCGAGCACGACCAGGAGCTGGTCGGTAAGATGTTCGCCCACCGGGGCGTCGTGGCTTAAGTAAACGCGCAGCTCGTCGGCCAGACGCTCGGCGACCTTCTCGGCGCTGATGCCTTTTTGACCCGGCACAAAGAAGACCTCGCTGACGTGCTCGAAGCTCAACGTGGCCAACAGTGCGTTGCCCGGCCCGGGGCTTGTGTCGTGGCGAAGCACCTCGGTGTGCCAGTCGAGGGTGGGGTCGGGGAGGCCTGGAGCGCGTTTTAAAAAGGTCGCGATCTCCCGCTCGGCGATGGAGGTGGGAAGATGGGCTACCAGCGCTTCGATCGACGCTTTTTGAAGGTCGCCTCGCGTCATCAGATCGAGGGCAGGTGACACGTCGATCGATGAGGTTTTATGCGGACTTTGCACGACCGTAGGTCGGTCATCCGCAGGCGAAAAATCGACAAAAATCTCTCCGCCGCCGGCCGGCATAAAGCCCGGGCGGCGCAGCTCGGCTTCCAGGGTGAGCCCGGCCCGGCGCAGCACCTGGAGGTAGGCGCGGGTGATAAACTCAAAGGGGGGCGCGGCCGGGTTGTGCGTGCCGCCGGTGATGCTCAGCGTGGCGGGCTGGTCGCAAAGCGCCAGCGGCAGCAGCACCGTCTGCAATACCAGCATGGTGCTGCCGGCCGAGCCCACCTCGAAGCGGAAGTCGCCGCCCTGAAGATCGCCAGGCGTAAAACGCAGGGATTGGCTGCCCAGGGTCGCGCCCTCCACCTCGGCGTTGCAGATCGCGGCGGCGGCCCGCACGCAAGTCAGGTGCTGGCGCAGCAGGCCGCTGCGTCGCCGGCCGGCGCGGATCTTCTCCATGGAAAAGGGGCGGCCGGTGAGCATCGCCATCGTCAGCGCGCTGCGCAGCACCTGGCCGCCCCCCTCCCCACTGCTGCCATCAATCATGATGGTTTCTTGTTTAAAATCAGCCATTTAGTCCTCCGCCGGTTCGCCGGCCGGCGCCATCTTGACCATGCGCGGGTCGAAACGGGCCACGATCTCCACGAGGTCGTCCTGCGCGCGCATGACCTCTTCGATGTTTTTATAAACGTCGGGAACCTCATCGAGCCCGGCCGAGAGAAGTCGCACCTTCTGGCGCGCCAGGCGCTCTTTGACCGGGGCCCAGTCCATCGTCTTTTTGGCGCGGGTACGCGACATCACGCGTCCGGCCCCGTGGGCGGCGCTCTCCAATGAGAGGGCGTTTCCTTTGCCGCGGACCACAAACCCGGGGTCGGCCATCGAGCCCGGGATCACCCCGAGCACACCCTTACCCGCCGGCGTGGCGCCTTTGCGATGCACAATCAGCTCGCGGCCGTCATGAACTTCCTTCCAGGCGTAGTTATGGTGGTTTTCGACCATGGCGAGCGCCTCGGCGCCGAGGTTGCGCAGGATCTGGCGGTGAATCACCGCGTGGTTGGCCGACGCGTAGCGCCCCATCAGCTCCATCGCCGCCCAGTACTCCTGGCCGGGCTGGCTTTTGAGATCGAGCCAGGCCAGGTGGCGAAGCTCCGAGGGAAGCTCCGGGTGCAGCTCCATCGCCAGCTTCGAGTAGTGGTTGGCCACCGCCGCGCCCACCCCGCGGCTTCCGCTATGGCTTAAAAGCGCAAGGTAGCGCCCGGCCTCAAGCCCCAGATCGGCCTCGGTGAGCGTCAGCACCCCGAACTCCACAAAGTGGTTGCCCGAGCCGCTGCTCCCGAGCTGCTTCCAGCCCTTCGACTTGCCGCGCGAGGTGATGGGCGAAACGTCCCAATCATCATCCATCACCGCGTGATCGTGGGGCTTTTTGAAATGCGCGCCGATGCCAAAGGCCGTCTCCCGCTCAATGGCGCGCTCAAAACGCTCGGGATGATCTTCAAAGCTCTGCAGATCGACATCCAGCACGCTCAACTTCACCCGGCAGGCGATGTCCACACCGACCGCGTAAGGGATCACCGCCCCCTCGGTCGCCAGCACCCCGCCAATGGGCAGGCCGTAGCCCATATGCGCGTCGGCCATCAGCGCGCCGCGGTAGGCAATGGGCAGCCGCGAGGCCTGCTCCATCTGCTTGACCGCCTGCGCCTCCAGATCGTGGCCCCACTGCGCCCAGGGCGCACGGGTCTCGGGCTCCTCCCAGCTTGCGGCCTTTTGAAGGTAGTCGGCGAGCTCCGCAAAGGTCTCGCCATGGTAGTTTTGGGGCGCCTCCACGATCGCCCGCAGCTCGTCGTAGGCCTCATCCGGGGTGGTCTGCCCGCTCTCGATCATCGTGCCGATGGTCTTGAGCAGCGTGGGGTGAAAATGTTTGGGGATGTTCAACTTTCGCAGGTGGTGTTTCATCCGACGATCCTTGCGGCAGCGCGTCGCCGCCGTGTCCGAGAGATATTGAGGAGGCGTGTCGGGCGTCTTCTCTCAACGTGTCGACGCCCCGGGCCTCCCGGCTCGAACCTCCCCATAGCGAGCCCCGTGCCATGTTTTTTAATCCGTTTATTTTAATCAGGGGGGAGGTTGAGTGTTGGGTGTGTAATGTGTTGGTTTTGTTGGGTTTTTGATGTGTTAATGGGGGCGTGGAAAAAGTTCGCGTGAGCGTAAAGGGCTATGTGGAGCAGGTACGGAAACGCGCATTTTGTATATGGGTTTATAAAGATCGCGCGCATCTTATCATTTCATAGCGTGATGCGCGCGCGTCGGATTCTTGATTTCTTGAAAACACCTGCTTAGTTTTGAGCCGTCGAGTCGCCGCCGATCGCGAGGTCGTGTGGGCCACCGACTTCCCTTTTCTCAGCCCAGGACACTTCGTGAAGTTGGACACCCTAAGCACGTGTTGATGTCGCGTCTGCTGCATTGAGAGCACCGCGTGCCGCGTTGCAAAGCCTCGACGATGCTTTCAGCATCGCCTGCGTTTTGCGCCTTGCCTGCGTCACTCTCAATCTCGCATCCAGCGACACCAACTGCGGCTCAGGGCGTCAGCCCTTTTTAAGAGCGCGATGATTTGCAGGTCCTTTTCTGGGATCTGCGCCATTCTCTTGAAAGGAGGTCGTATGACTTCAACGCAGGTGTCGGTGCGCCTTGAGCGCGTCACGTTTTCGTATCCGCGCGCGATCCACACGCTTTTTCGGGGCCTTAATCTCCATCTGGAGGCCGGCTGGTACGGGCTCGTGGGGCCCAACGGCGCGGGAAAATCCACATTATTGAGTCTTTTGAGCGGGGCGTTGAAGCCGACCGAGGGTCGGATCGTGCGGGAGTTTGAGGGGCCGGTGGTGCTCTGCGAGCAGCGCGTGGAGGCGCCGGGTGAGCGGGTCGATGCGGCGGCGCAGCGCTGGGATAAAGAGGCGATGCGCCTGAAAAGCCGCCTCGATCTGGATTATGAGGGGTGGACCCGCTGGGAGACGCTCTCACCGGGGGAGCGCAAGCGCTGGCAGATCGGCGCGGCGCTGATGGCGCGTCCCGATCTTTTGCTTCTGGACGAACCCACCAACCACCTCGACGCCGAGGGGCGAGCGTGGCTGATTGAGGCGATGGGTCTGCACCGGGGCGTGGGTGTGGTGGTCAGCCATGATCGCGCGCTGCTCGACGCGACGTGCCGGGCGACTCTGTGGCTGGAGCCGGGCCCTGGCGAGGTGGCGCTGAAGGTCTATCCGGCGGCGTACAGCGCTGCTTTTGAAATGCGGAAGTTGCGGATTGCCGGGGAGGTGCAGTCGCGGCAAAAAGCCGAAGCCGAGCGCGACCGCTTGCAGCGCGCCGCGCGTGAGGCGGCCGCGCGCCAGCAGTCCACGGAGCGCTCGCTCAGCACGAAGAGCCGCATGACCTCGGTGCGCGACAGCGACGCGCGCAGCATGGCGCGAAAAGGGCGCGCGATCGACGCGTCGGCGAAGGCCAGCCGGGAGGCCGGTGTGGTGAGCCGCGAGCTCGCAAAGGCCGATGCGACATTGCGAGAACTTCCCATCCACAAGGCCCTGGGCCGGGCGCTGCTCGTGGACTTTGAGCCTTCGCCCAAAGATCCGGTGGCAAGCCTCACCGGCGCCGATCTGCGGGCTGGCGATCGGGTGCTGGCCCGCGATCTTCGCCTGGGGCTGGGGCGCACCGAAAAGGTCGCGCTCACCGGTCCTAATGGCGCTGGCAAGTCTACGCTGTTGCGCCTGCTCCTCGAACATCTTCACGTGCCCGAAGCTCGGGTGCTCTACCTGCCTCAGGAGCTGACCGAGGGTCGGACATCGGCCAGTCTTCATGCGCTCAAAACGATGCATCCCGATGAGCTCGGCGACGTCATGAACATCGTGGCCGCCCTGGGCACCGACCCCTCAAAGTTGCTCGCTGGCGCCCCTCCCAGCCCGGGTGAGGCGCGCAAGCTGATGCTGGCGCAGGCGCTGCATCAGCGCGTCTACGCGATGATTCTCGATGAGCCGACCAATCACCTCGATCTGCCCTCGATCGAGCGGCTGGAGGAGGCGTTGGTGGCCTATCCGGGGGCGATGCTGCTGGTGAGTCACGACGCGCGGTTTCGGCAAAGAGTGACGCAGAAGACGTGGCGGATCGACGAGGCGAGGGGGGAGGTCGAAGTGAGGTTGGATGATGAGACTTAGGCGGCGATAGTGCGCGGAGTTGCACAACCCCGGGTCAGACGATCGCGAGTGATGGCGCCGAGTTGCACGACCGAGGGTCGGACATCATCCCAGCAAAGGATCTGAAAAAATGATCTCATCTACCTGATGAAAGTGACGCGGCGGGAGCATCTGGCGAGTCGGGCGAATCGAGCTCATAGGCGGGCACCGCTCCGGCGATGGCGGGGGCCTCATCATCGCCGATAAGGTCGGTGTGGCCGTAGCCGAGCTGGCCAAAATCATTAAAACCCCAGCAGCGCATTGTGTCGTCTTCGAGGAGCGCGCAGGTGTGGTAGTTGGAGGCTTCGATGGCCACGGCTTTGCCGCCCAGGTAGACGTCGGTGGCCTGAGAGGGAGGGGCGTCGGTGCCGACGGAGCGGCGGTGGCCGTAGCCGAGCTGGCCGAAGCGGTTGTCGCCCCAGCAGCGCACCCGGCCGCCCTCTAAGAGCGCGCAGGTGTGCAGGCCGCCGGCGTCGATCTGCAAAATCGAGCCGCCGGCGTCGATGTCGCCGGCCTCTGCCGGGGGCTCGTTGTCGCCGATGTTGTTGGTGTGGCCCAGGCCCAGCTGGCCGTGCTCGTTCCAGCCCCAGCAGCGGGCGCGTCCTTCGGGGAGGAGCGCGCAGGTGTGACTGCGGCCGGCGGAGACCGCCACAACCTCATCGCCCACATCGATGGGGTCGACGGCGGCGGGGTGCTCGTTGTCGCCGATGTTGTCGGTGTGGCCCTGACCGAGCTGTCCGGCCTGGTTTCGGCCCCAGCATTTGAGTTCGCCGCCCTCTAAGTGTGCGCAGGTGTGGAACTTTCCGGCGCTGATGTCGAGGACTTCGGCGCCGACGTCGACCGGGTTGATGTTGGCCGGGACCTCCGCCTTGCCCAGGTGGTGGGTGTGGCCAAGGCCGAGCTGCCCGTAGCGGTTGTTGCCCCAGCATTTGAGAGCGCCGTCTTCCAAAAGGGCACAGGCGTGGGTGGCGTACTGCATCGCGCCGACGGTCAGCGCTTTGACCGGGCCGGCCATGGTGATGGGCTCAATGTCGGCGGGGAGCTCGTCTTCGCCGATGCGGCGCACGTCGCGGCCCAGGCCCAGCTGGCCAAAATGGTTGCTGCCCCAGCAGCGCAGGTCGCCGCTCTCTAAGAGCGCGCAGGTAAACGAGGCGTTGTAGTCGCCGGCGGCCGCGATCGCGATGGCCCGCTCGCCAAGATCCACAAACCCGGCCTCCGAGGCGGGCTCATCGTCGCCGATGCGCTCGCGGTGGCCCAGGCCCAGCTCGGCGTCGAAGTTTGCGCCCCAGCAACGCACCTGGCCCTCGCGCAGCAGGATGCAGCTGTGGAACTTGCCGAGCGCCATCTGCTGCACGAGACGGGGGGGCGCGGTAGGAGTGGCATCGCTCGGAAGACCCTCGGCGGCAGCGATCAGGGCACCTCTGACAGTGTGGCTTGCGTTCTCAATGAGCGGGGCGATCGAGAGGGCGTCGGGGTCGGGTAAGGCGCTCAGGTTTTCGATCTCGGCACCGCTCTGCGCTTTGAGGTCGGTGCTGGCCTCGGCCGGCGCATCTTCGGGAGCGGCGCCTCCGGTGAGGGAGGGGCCGTAGGCGTTGGCCAGCCCCACGCCAGCGAGCGCGAGCGCCAGAAGTCCCACGCTCCAGAACAAGGGGCGACGGGTGGAGGCGGACGCCTCGTCGGGCGGAGTGAGGGAGGAGATGCTGGCGTCGACCCGGGCCTCTGCGCCGGTGTCGTTTTCCGTCTCAACAACCACGTCACTTAGCGCTTGAGCCTCAACCTCACCATCGTCAGCATGCGCATCGCCTGTGGCGACGGCGACTTCCGGCGCGTTGACTTCGGGGGCGTCGATTTCGGAGGCGACGACTTGAGTTTTGAGAGGCGGACCGGCGACCGCCACATGTTGCTCGGTGAGCACGGTGTGGATGTCGGGGGCGTCGGGTGCGTCGGCCTCGGTCGCAACACCCGGTGCGGCGTCGGCGTTGGCTGAGGCGGAGGGACCGGCGACCGCAACTTGCTCCTCGGTGAGCGCAGTGTGGATGTCGGGGTTGTCGGAGGTCGTAGACCGGGCGTCTTCGGCGGGAGGAGCGGCGGCGTCGGAACGAGCTTCAACGACGTTAAGCGCGACCTCCTCGCTGTCTTTGTTGTCCTTGTTCTCGGCGTCGCTGGCGAGTTCTTCGGCGCTGGAGACGCGGCGCGTGGCGAGGTCGTCGGGGGTGACCCGAGAGGTGGGGCGGGCGTCGGCCGCGCTGGCGAGCTGGTCGGCGTCGCCGCGCACCGTCTTAAGGTCGAGAAGATCCCGGGAGGCCAGGTGCGCGGTCTGCGCGGGCAGCAGCGTGCCCCGGGGGCCGAGCTGTCCGGCGAGTGCCTCGACGGCCGGGTGCATGGCCTGGCGTAGCGCTTCGACATCCTGAAAACGTTTTTGGGGATCGCGTGCGAGACCGCGGGCCAGAAAGTCGCGCGTGACCTGCGGGAAGTTCAGATCGGCAACTTCGCCAAGAGGATCGAACTCCTCTTTGATCTTCTTGATCAGCACCTCCTGCTCGGTGGCGCCGGGGAAGGGGCGGCGGCCGCTCAAGAACTCAAAGAGCATCACGCTGACGGCGTAAAGATCGGTCCAGGGCCCCAGGTTTTTGCGCGAGATCTGCTCGGGGGCCATATAATTTGGCGAGCCCAGGTGCCAGCGCGTATCGCTTTTATGCTCGACGAACTTGGCCAGCCCGAAATCCAGCAGACGCACGTAGAGGGGGTTGCCCACGACGGCCTGGATCATGATGTTTTCGGGCTTGATGTCGCGGTGGACGATGCTGTCCTGGTGGGCCGCGCCCAGGCCGTTGAGGAGCTGGTTGGTGATGGTGAGGATCTCGTCGGCGCTAAAGCCGCGGCCGTCGAGGGTGCGGGCGTGGATCTCATCGCGCAGGGTGCGGCTGCCGTCGATGAACTCCATCACCAGATAAGGCCGCCCGGCGTGGATGCCGTACTTGAGCAGGCGCACGATGTTGGGGTGGCTCAAGTGCGCGAGCACCTCCGCCTCGCTCTGGAACTTGCGCAACAGCGCCTGGGAGAACTCGGGATCGTCGGTGTCGACGTTGATGAGCTTGAGCGCCCCTTTAAGCCTCAAGAGCGGCGACTGGTACGCCAGGTACACGCGCCCGAATCCACCCGATCCCAGGGTGCCCACGACCAGGAAGTCGCCGACCATCTGGCCGATCACCGGGTCGGGCTGCTCGGCCACGCCGCGGTGGGCCTGCTCCCAGTGAGCGTTGGAGATGAAGTGCAGCCCGCGCTTGTTGCAGCCGCGCTCTTCGC encodes the following:
- a CDS encoding RCC1 domain-containing protein; this encodes MRGTTGKCPGCDGTGEVASPCEERGCNKRGLHFISNAHWEQAHRGVAEQPDPVIGQMVGDFLVVGTLGSGGFGRVYLAYQSPLLRLKGALKLINVDTDDPEFSQALLRKFQSEAEVLAHLSHPNIVRLLKYGIHAGRPYLVMEFIDGSRTLRDEIHARTLDGRGFSADEILTITNQLLNGLGAAHQDSIVHRDIKPENIMIQAVVGNPLYVRLLDFGLAKFVEHKSDTRWHLGSPNYMAPEQISRKNLGPWTDLYAVSVMLFEFLSGRRPFPGATEQEVLIKKIKEEFDPLGEVADLNFPQVTRDFLARGLARDPQKRFQDVEALRQAMHPAVEALAGQLGPRGTLLPAQTAHLASRDLLDLKTVRGDADQLASAADARPTSRVTPDDLATRRVSSAEELASDAENKDNKDSEEVALNVVEARSDAAAPPAEDARSTTSDNPDIHTALTEEQVAVAGPSASANADAAPGVATEADAPDAPDIHTVLTEQHVAVAGPPLKTQVVASEIDAPEVNAPEVAVATGDAHADDGEVEAQALSDVVVETENDTGAEARVDASISSLTPPDEASASTRRPLFWSVGLLALALAGVGLANAYGPSLTGGAAPEDAPAEASTDLKAQSGAEIENLSALPDPDALSIAPLIENASHTVRGALIAAAEGLPSDATPTAPPRLVQQMALGKFHSCILLREGQVRCWGANFDAELGLGHRERIGDDEPASEAGFVDLGERAIAIAAAGDYNASFTCALLESGDLRCWGSNHFGQLGLGRDVRRIGEDELPADIEPITMAGPVKALTVGAMQYATHACALLEDGALKCWGNNRYGQLGLGHTHHLGKAEVPANINPVDVGAEVLDISAGKFHTCAHLEGGELKCWGRNQAGQLGQGHTDNIGDNEHPAAVDPIDVGDEVVAVSAGRSHTCALLPEGRARCWGWNEHGQLGLGHTNNIGDNEPPAEAGDIDAGGSILQIDAGGLHTCALLEGGRVRCWGDNRFGQLGYGHRRSVGTDAPPSQATDVYLGGKAVAIEASNYHTCALLEDDTMRCWGFNDFGQLGYGHTDLIGDDEAPAIAGAVPAYELDSPDSPDAPAASLSSGR